GAAACTTAGGAATTTGAAGAACTGAGATAATTTCTCATCTGCAAGTAGTTAAGTCTCTGAATAGgttgggagaaaaagaaatataatttgaacaggtcttttcctttttttgttacaTTTCATTTCTcgttctgcttttctttttaagcctgtcgttttgttattttaattattttggcttttaaaGTTGTTTTAGTTTCATTAGGTTGAACCATATAGAAGTTGGCTTGTTTGCAGGTCAGAAAGTATTTAGCTAGCAATGAAATGGTTAAGTATCGGTAAGTTcataattatattctttttctgtaaGAGGTTTTTTAACTGACGTTTTGggagtccattttgagttagatTGAGTACCAAAGACTGTCTGAAGGAATGTTGCTCTGATGGCATAAGAACAAGTGGAACAGAGCCCCATGAAGTAGACAGCTTCAACCCAGCATCATTCTATCTTGCTAAATCAATATGGTTCTGAGAGTATATAGAAattggaaaattcagaaaatatagaaagctataaagaagaaagatttttttaatgactgttATCCCACCATCCAATAATAGTgttgatttttaatgtatttcctttgtcatatatatatatatagaaagttACTCAGCCTTCAAAGtaaatatagagagaatatatcaTGAgactgcattattttattttttattgtattttttaatcagCATATCACATACATACTTATGAGGTATataatgatgttttgatacatatagtatatactgATCAGATCATGGTAATTGTGCACATACCCATCATCTCTAACATTTATCGTTTctctgtgttgggaacattcagtaatctccttctagctatttgaaactacatAATATTAACTGTAGTCTTCCTAGAGTGGTATGGAACACTAGAATGAGTCTATGTTATGGTTAAAGACCAAATGTACATACGGATTTTTGTAAGGATACAAATTTGTAGAGCCTCTCCAAGTTGTTAATAAAttctttttgaagaaaatgtttttctttaatccaAAGCAAAACATTTAATTCCTGATTGATTCAGTTAAATGTGGctattaggctttttttttttaagtttcttaaatgaatattttgattttagcTCCTAGAGTGGTTTcactaaaatagaaacaaagttgAAAGAACTGTTACTGTACTAATGACAGTAATGTAACAGCTTGTAGTTTTATtgcaattttataaatttttaattctttcaaattttcagCCATTGTATTGTCTGTTTTTATCAGCATAACTGTCTTGTTTTATACATGGGAAACCACAGAGAGAATAAGTTACATGCCCAAATTCACAAGTAGTAGTAGAAAAGCCTAGACTTTTGACTTTGGTGAacactttttctatttattgaaatatagcAGTAACTCTCAAAAATCACTCCtttattctgtatttattaaggtgctcagtaaatatggtttaaaaataaagtctatggCAAGTGTATAGAATAAGAAGTAATCTGATTTTGGCTGGAGGGCAGGTTATTTGGGGGAAGTAAAACAATTGAGATCAGACTAGAAAGGCAATAAGGGAGCCATTGACTCTTCTTGAACAATGGGGTACAATAATAAAATGTACGTTTTGGATATTTAACcaggcagaaatgaaaaaattagaaaaatgaacgAAACTATGAGTTTAGGTGGTAATCATCTTCTATGGTAAGTGTATTAAAAATTGAAAGGAGGAAATGCATTTGAGAACTATTGTGGAAATATATTTTCAGGATTTGGTGACCAAGAACTAAGTGCTTTGAGGGAGGGAGTGGTCAAGATGATTGATTCCTAAGTTTCATACCGGAGTGCCTGGGAAAATGTTGGAAAAATACAGAGGCTTATTTGGTAGGAAAAAGGTTTTTGATTTTAGACATGCTGTGGTTGAAATCTCTACAGGACATCTTCCATCTACAGGTGGAAGATGTGTGACTAGCAGGCAAATTGTAGATGGAAAAGGGAGCTTAGGAGTGAAGTCAGGGCTGGAGACCTAGGCAGAGAAGTTATTTATGTTGAGGGAATAATTGACGCCGTGTCATCATTCCTTCTTTTCAGCTACCTTCAGTGCTTTGCATATGCATAGCCTCAATATGTTTGAGTAATGTGTGACAGCACTGTATTCAGATAGCTGTTGTATGACCTAGAACTGTATAGCCTCAGTAAGAGCAGGCCCTTCAGGATTCAGAGGAGCCCAGCCTTAAGCATTTCGACATGATGGGCACGAAAACACTGGCTCTTTAGGAAGGCTATTTTAGTTGTAGGAGCAGAAAGTGAGTAAAGTTATATACCCCCTCTGTGCTAGGTGTTGGTAAGCCTTTTGTGTATACTTTATTTCTCAGCAACCCTGTGAAGTAAGGAGtgttgttctcattttacagatgaggaaacagagacttaAGAGAGGATAAGTAATATTAGAGCAAGAATTTGAGCCTGATTATTGTTCCTTCGATGCTCTTGGTCTTTTTACTGTGCCGTACactttgctctgtttcccagtaAGACCTGTCAAATATTACTATCAGGATTATGGTTAAATAGGTTTTTTATTTTGGGGCTATGGCCGCGTCTGGGACTGGCCAGACAACTGCTGCTGCTTcagatttaaaatgtaattcattgCATTCTGGTTATGGGCGGCCATTTGTCTGTAATAAGAAAGCATgtgtataaaatgaataaaaatgaaagttggaTCACATGTTTTTACTCAGTTGCCTACCTCTTGGAATGCCTTCAAATGCTGgcatttgtttattgtcttttaCTCTGCTGGATACTTTCAATTAATCCTTCTAAATAAAGATACTAAAATTACACATTTTCATAGCACCCAGCTGTGTTAGCTGAAAATTGTCATCATTTATGACATTACCAGGAAAACCACAATATAATGTAATACAGTTTGCATTGTTTTAAATAGGCAGAAGCAAGATTGTATATTCTAAGATACAAAGGCTTATGTATACCATGAAACTTCCTGTAATATCCATGCCTGAGTAGAAGAAGGTACATTTACTTTTCTATCTTTTGTTTGTATTCTTGTATACTGCTCAGCAAATTAGAAGCAAGAAATGCATCTCAAAACTATAGGGTAGTGTCAATATGGGAACAATGTAATTTATCTGTGCTATTTGTGTAGTTTTCAGAATGGGAGATactttttctcttgaaaaagtGATCTTAAAGTTTCTTGGCCAATATTCAGTGAATCATGAGAGACAAAACTAATGGGGAATAGCCTTCTAGCTAGAACTTCTTGTGCAGCTAAATTATGATTCTCAGTTGCCATACGCCATACACTTAAAGGAAGTTAACATACTTCCTTTCTTTAATATTGCCCTTTGTTCTTTGGGAAAATGCCgtgagaaaatagaaattaccCCTCTGGCAGTGTGTTTCAGTCTAATTCCTGACACCCTGTTCTGTTACTACCCCTTTTCCTTGCCAGCAGCCTGAATTCTGCTTATCTACTAAAAGGGGGATTCCAGACAGACGAGGAAACAGCCTTCAAATGATGCACTGCAGGCATAGCAAGCCATTCCCACACTGTGCAGTCTGGAAATCAGGGGGCACCTCTCTGACGATGAATTCCAATTAGTTGCTAAAGATGCCAGAGTGTGTGCACGTACAGGcgttttctttcccctccccctttcttcctttttccaagCCCCCTCTTCTCCCTGTTTCCCCTCCTACTCCTTTATCCCCTCCCTCCGTGTCTCCGTTCTGCAGTACGCGGGTTGAAGCACATTCCTGCTTTGCAAGGCTTTCTGCTAAGGATGTATTGTGGCTTTTGTTTGGATTGCAGCATGCAGAATTACAGGTAACATTCTGAAATTGAACTGAACAGTAAATTCTGTTGAAATGTTTTCAAAGAGGCAAAATATTATATTGGAATCAATGAAGAAAGTAAATTATCTTGGCTAATTTTATTAGTGGTAATTGTAGTGAAAGGTTTTCCTAAATATTATAAGCAAATTCCTTTTCTCCCCCAAGTCTCAAATGAAAGGAAATGGGGGTAAATTAATCTGACTGtgattggttttgttttatgCTGATCTTGAAAGCTTGATGTTGCTGCTGCTCCTCTATACAGTACAGATCAGTTATGTGGGGTGCTATTGAGAGTAGCCGTGAATAGTGGTGCCAGTAGGGGTGGAGTGGGAGGGTTGATGCCAGCCTGAGCTAGCCAGGTTCTTTGATTAGGGCATTGGATGTGAAATGTAAAatgctctctccttttcttctatcAGCTGTTCAGAGGAGACTCATTACAACTCCTGCTGAAGCTCCTaatcttcttcccttctcttctaccCTTTCCCCCTACCCTCACTTGGCCTGAAGACGTTCTCCCCAGAGTTTACCTTGCTCCCCTGGTGCTATGTGTATGGTGAACCTGGCACTATGGCTGCGTCTGGGACTGGCCAGACAACTGCTGCTGGCTCTCCTTATTCCAGGAAGGATTTAAAGGGGAATTGCACTGCAGGCAATGCACCAGAGCAGCAGCATCAGGAGCTTGGGGAGTAAGGCTCCTCTGGCATTATTACACACATGCAAAGCTGACCGCAATGACAGCAGCTGCTTCTTTGAACTGTTGGCAGCAGCCAAGCGGCAGCATGAAGTGACAGatcactcctgagctcaagatgAACTCCACCTTGGATGGTAATCAGAGCAGCCACCCTTTTTGCCTCTTGGCATTTGGCTATTTGGAAACTGTCAATTTTTGCCTTTTGGAAGTATTGATTATTGTCTTTCTAACTGTATTGATTATTTCTGGCAACATcattgtgatttttgtatttcactGTGCACCTTTGTTGAACCATCACACTACAAGTTATTTTATCCAGACTATGGCATATGCTGACCTTTTCGTTGGGGTAAGCTGCGTGGTCCCTTCTTTATCACTCCTCCATCACCCCATTCCGGTAGAGGAGTCCTTGACTTGCCAGATATTTGGTTTTGTAGTATCGGTTCTGAAGAGCGTCTCCATGGCTTCTCTGGCTTGTATCAGCATTGATAGATACATTGCCATTACTAAACCTTTAACCTATAATACTCTGGTTACACCCTGGAGACTACGCCTGTGTATTTTCCTGATTTGGCTATACTCGACCCtggtcttcctgccttcctttttccactggggCAAACCTGGATATCATGGAGATGTGTTTCAGTGGTGTGCGGAGTCCTGGCACACCGACTCCTACTTCACCCTGTTCATCGTGATGATGTTGTATGCCCCAGCAGCCCTTATTGTCTGCTTCACCTATTTCAACATCTTCCGCATCTGCCAACAGCACACAAAGGAGATCAGCGAAAGGCAAGCCCGCTTCAGCAGCCAGAGTGGGGAGACTGGGGAAGTGCAGGCCTGTCCTGATAAGCGCTATGCCATGGTCCTGTTTCGAATCACTAGTGTATTTTACATCCTCTGGTTGCCATATATCATCTACTTCTTGTTGGAAAGCTCCACTGGCCACAGCAACCGCTTCGCATCCTTCTTGACCACCTGGCTTGCTATTAGTAACAGTTTCTGCAACTGTGTCATTTATAGTCTCTCCAACAGTGTATTCCAAAGAGGACTAAAGCGCCTCTCAGGGGCTATGTGTACTTCTTGTGCAAGTCAGACTACAGCCAACGACCCTTACACAGTTAGAAGCAAAGGCCCTCTTAATGGATGTCATATCTGAATTGGCTCAGTTACGGGgttcccgtgtgtgtgtgtgtgtgtgtgtgtgtgtgtgtgtgtgtgtgtgtgtgtgtgtgttttatctcTAAGTATTCCTAATTTACTGGGAAATCTGGGACAGAATACTTTGACTCTAAGCAATAGCATACAAATTATTCGTACGGATACCTTCTAAGTTTGTAGAAATGGTTTTCAAAAGTGCTTGTGAATTAGAAGACTCAAGATCATGAAGACAAATTGCTCTTGCTCTCAATTTTTCAAATGTCTTGGACATGACTACAGTTCTcagatttaaaatgaataaagccATATCTAACACCTCTTTCCAGCTGGCATGACTGAACCTGAGTGTGAAAagcatcagcattttaaaaagtcatcatttTCTTGTCACTTTCTGGGTTCTTTCCAGCTATTTGGGCTACATGTGCAATTGATTTCTTCTAACAGggaatagtaaaatataaattaaaaggtTTTAGAAATTACTTTTTATGTATGCCAAAGCATAACTACACTgcaagtttcaacactgttatttaGAAAGCCAAATGTTCTATGTTTTATTCTCTTGAGAGAATTCTCAGTAGAGTGAATAATGTGAAcatataaacattaattttagaattttacagTGAACCATGAAGCAAAAGTGCAAATTATACAATTTATGAAAAACTGAGCTACTTTTTGTGCCATGCTTCACAGAGATCTAAAGATATGTGTGCATAGAAGTGATCGTGTAGTATTTTTGCCCATGCCTTTGTGTTATGTCTATATTTAGAATATCCGAATTGTTAGATTTCTCTTTTACAGCAAAATGTGTTTAAGctaaaaaataattcagtgatAGGCTGTTGGCTGTCCATTTTATAATGGTGACTATTTACAAAAAAGTGTCTTTAATATTGTCTGTTCTTTCTATTCAAAGACTTCCAAAATACTAGAACATCAGGGAGAAGGGTGTCAGTCATAAGCAACTGAGTCAGAAAGTATACCGTAGTATActgattgtttttttaaaatacaagggaGTTGAGACATTTTCTTTGCGGTTAAATGAAATCAACTAGTTGTTTTTGAAAAGTATTCTTTCAGTTAGTGCTAAGGAATCCACATTTGAAGAGGAGAAGGGGAAATACTAAGTCTCTTATTgctattttctttctggaaaaaaatcctTTGGCATACAGTTCttaatggtcttttttttttcctgccaaagTACTAGCAAAACCTATAGGATTTTATAATTCTTCTATAGAATTATTATTGAGAGTTATGTGTGTTCGTATGTAGTAGTGATGTTTGTTCTTAAAAGTGATTATCTTCAGAGCAAgaggtttatttttctaaaaggagagaaggaattCTGGCAGCTCCAGGCACGAGAGTATTTCCTCTACTTTTCTGCTGTTCTGGAAATGTTCTGGAAATCTTCAGGAGACTTACTTGATCTCTGCCTTTGGCTAGAGGTTGTAATCTGAATGTGACAGTGGTGTTCAGTGAGATGGAAGATGGAAGAAACCCAGGGGACATGGGTTAAAGTGGATTTCTGAATCCAAGAAAAGACATGGATATTTATAAAGCAGGCATATAAGCTTTGGTTTTCCATCATGATGCCAGTATTCTTATGATTTTAGGCTTTAGACATCAACTTGATTTTAACCTCAGTTGTGttctatttaaacttttttattttaagtgactAAGCATTATATAAACATTCAAACTTCAGATTCTGGGTTTTTCCCAAAACCTTGCTTGCTCTTTATGTTTAGTGTTAGCAAATTTTATTCTAAGCTGCTTCAAAATTTAGAACTCATACTGAAATTGCAAGTTATGTTAGAAATGGCTTGGTTAAATTGCCATTTCAAATGGGAAACATTTTCTGTTAGATTCTGAAAAATGGTTGTATTGTATAAGTGGTACAGATCTAAAAAACCAAAATTTACCTTTTTTCATATATGTTAGAGAATGTAACGTGTTCACATTTGCAGTTTGCTTATGAATTTTTAGTTTAGAAAATATGGCAATTTTAAacagttaatttttgttgaaaaattgaTGTTAAATCAGTAGGTTTGATCTTattttgttgtgtgtgtatgtgttgggagACAGGAGATGCTCCTGGACACAGTAATGTCCTCTTTAGTGGCTGGGGGTGTTTTCTATGTGATATGTTTGGAAAGTTCATGTTTAACTGATCTTTTCATCCTGGCATATTTAATGCAACATTTGATGACATTTAGTTTAAATACCAGTCTGACTtcaaaaaaagtgtatttttagaTTCAGTTACCATGGCGTTGGCAGGATATCTCAGTTAACTTTATATGGCATGTGACTGGTATCAGAGGAAACATATACTTTTGGTGATTATGTTGAAATTATTTCATAGTAAATTTTAAAGTAGGATTATACTAATGTTATATTTGTAAActagttgtattttttaatgcaGTGATTTCAGTGaaagtgtttttttcccccttcttagAGTAGAAAAGCAATTACAAATGAACTAGTGTGCTCAACTTTAGTGAGAGCATTATCCTGACACTAGATTGGATATTTGCGTTTTTCCATGGGCCTATTGACTCTTACTCAAAATTCCGTTTTGGAAAAGGTTTTCTTTAAGCTTTATTGCTGGATAAATTCTTTTCGAGCCTTTTATAAtggcttttactttttacttGAATAATGGTCTCAGTATTTTAAGGATTGGgaaaacttgaatttttttttaccataaatgCATTGCCCACCTCCTTGAACTTGAAAATGAAGCAACAGGGTTAGACTCCCAGATGGCCCAGATGGTGGAGTGGTTTCTAGGAGGGTTTCCTCAGCTTTTGAGGTTTGTTTGAAAAATCTGCACGTTGACTTGATATAGGAATTGTCTTAATTTCACTGACTATGTTTTTGTTTCATAGTGTTTGGTGAAATTATCAGCAAGCCAAAATTTATTGTTATGTGAGCAAATTTTGGGAAATTTAAGAATGGGAAAACTGTGGTATTGAGATTTTTTGAAGTCCTCATAAATcattttgtgtgttgatttttgtgtaatttttttcattttaggttgaaaaactaaatattaagtatttatattaaatttatatattattaatattatgttgCAGACCTTGGAAATATTGTAGACATTTCGTATGGCTGTAAACGAGTCATTTGGCCTTTCTTCAAAATTTGCGTGACAAAAGGGCATCATATAGTAAAAATGAAGTTGGAACTGAGAATAAAAAAATGTAGGCTTCTGTTTCTAATTAAGTAGTTTTGTAAATATTGCATTAGGGCAAGTCACTTCTCTAAATGCTTAAtttctactaaaagaaaatattgatccCTTCATACCTCATAGGGTTAGTTTGAGGCTTGCGTTAGATAATAGatgtgaaagtactttgtaaattgtaaagtgctttgcaaataaaaatgattactgTTACTTGTATCTGCCATTCTTCTACATGTAAGGAAGCCATACATCATGATGAGTTCCCCCACACTTTGATCTTTGAAGCTCAATGCTGCACCACTACTCTGTGCTACTTAGCAATCCCAGACTTGAGAAGAGAAGCAAAATAAATGCTCATCCTCCTAAAATGACAGTAGCCTTAAATTCAACATAAAATTGCTTTGATTTACGTCCTTTACTTGTCATCAAACTCTCTGAAGGCAAGGGACAGTGTCTCTTATCTGTCTGGTTAATATCTTTATCCCCACAGTCTGACATAGGACCTGGCTCAGAGCAGAAGTTTTAGTAAGTTttatagaatgaataaatgactctGTAATTATTGCATGTAGTCAAACCAGCCTTCTCCCTTCTGTGAGGGATTATAGGGCAGTGATGTTTGAAAGGTAGTCCAGAGCCTCATAAGCAACCTTCCATTTGGTCTAGGTTATTctagattttaaataataaataatatctcTTTATGGTATCAAGAGATTAATGTGGTAATGTGAGTCCTCTATATGCTTAGATAACTTTAGTTCTGGAAACTCTGTAGCTTCGGCCCAGAGAGCTTCAGGCAGTGCTTTCAAATTGCCAGTTTTTCACAGAATGGATTAGGAAATATGTAGTTGGTTCACACCTTCTTGGCTCTGGATCCAGATAAAGCTCTGTAAAATTGGTCACAAGGCCAAAGGAACTATAGAAAGCCTTGATGAAAGAAACTTTCTatgtggttttgctttgtttccctTTCAGCCTTTCCCAGTTTTCTagctctgtctttccttcttccttcattttcttacCACACTATTGGTCATGTATCCAGAAAGAAGTATTTCCTTGATACTGCCATAGGGTATGGAAAATTGTATTATGTAAGAGCAGTGGCTTTTAGGGAAAGTTTAAGAAGCAATCAAGAAGCACTTATCTAGCAAgttctgctgtgtgccaggtagtATAACTAGCCTCAGAGAGGGATCAAAGAAGGATCATTCCTCTCTTGTAGAACTATATAGTCTTTAGGTGTTTCATGTGGAAAAATTCTGTGATTATCTGTCTTCCAGGAAGCCTCACTGTTCTCTACTTTATCTGGAAGAATGTACCAAGGCTTCCTGCTGGGCCACCCCCACAGCACTATTTTTTGTGGGGTGCAATCATATGATGCTGGTGTATAAAATCATGTCACTTTATTAGTTTAAGAAGTAGATGCTGGTAATTGAGAGCAGTCTTCTCTATTAGTAGATATTTATGGGAAGCCAAACTGTATTCAGAAGCTTGCTTGGTGGGAATGGAATCTCAGAACATGGTTCTGTAATGTGAACATTATTGGGATCATAGTAAAAGATGAAATCATCCCTGCTTCCATTATTGACTAACCTACCTTCTCATTGACATATTACGGTATTTCCTTAGTTCAATTAACTTCTTCTGTTACTTGTCTTTTAGTCAGATTCCTTGCAAGTCTTAGTAGTCTGCAAGCCTGcaactcattctttctctttaagGTGGTTTTTATATCCCCAGCCTTATCTTCTATCATAAAACATACTAGTTTTATGATTTGTTATTATTCAAAACACATCTTTATTCTTTACGTTAGTTTGAGGGAGCCACTCATCTTAGTTTTCATGTAGTTCCTAGttagaaaagcaaaatacatGAAACTACCTATAAAAATTAATAGTATCAGATAATTAGGGATGTGATATTCATGTCAGATCATGTCTagcagaggaggcagggagaggcagaTGAGTTGGAAAGGACCTTAGAAATCATTTGGTCTGATTCTGTTATTTTGCAGACGAGAAACCAGCCCAGTGGCCACTGGGTTATCTATTTATGGTAATACCCAGACTTCATGCTTCCTAATCCGTTGCCCTTTTCTAGTATATCACATTGCTTTTGCAGAGGAGTTGGAATTTGACTTGATTCAGCCATGCCATGGGGTgggcacatgtgtatgtgtgtaattcTAAGGGTAAGAAGTATGAGcaataatataaatgttaattgaGACTCCTTATGTTTCAGGAGAATTTTATAAACTTTATGTTAATACTTCCAACACTGTAGGAGCTATTATTATTAaccccattatacagatgaaacAGATTTTGAGGTGCCAGCGTCAGACAGCTTGTAAGTGGAAGATCTGGGATTCAAACCTAGGACttcctgactccaaagcctataTTCTTACCTTAATTTTTTCTTACATtctacatttaattttcacagcaacCTATCAGGTAGTTACTTtgaattttcctattttataggtgaggaaacgtaggcttagagaggttaagaagCTTCTAAGGTTACATATGTAGTAAGTGTTATGATTCAAATCCAATTCTTTGACTCTAAAGCTTGTGTTCTGTACCATTATGTAAGCCTAGGCTTTAGAAACATATGACAGACCTCCTGCTAAATATAGCAGATTGAATATGCATATTTCTGTTAACTTCACTATAAAGAACAGCAAAGGTATAATATGGATAAAAAGAAGGACAACAGAGATGATGACAGACAGTGATGCCAGCAGAATTTTGGAATATAGAAATTCAGTGGACAAGTAGTAACTGACGCAGCGGAATCAACAGAGCTGCTTTCTAAAGTCAAATGAGGAAGAGGAGCAAAAAGAAACAGGCTGATTTGCCTATTGACCACAGTAACTACTTGGGAATTGGATTCCTAAGATGTCCCTATAAGCACAGAGACTGAAAAACAAGAATTGATAGAAGCTGAAAAACAGAATAATTGATAGAAAGTTTATATAAGGAACATTTAGACATCATCACCCCTTACTCCTCTTCCCCATCCCACCTGAATCCCCATCCCACCTGAATCCCCATCCCAAGCAGGCAACTGGTTTTCACCATTGCAGCAGAAGGTGGGAGATTTACTCTTTGGAAAAGCTAAACCACTCTAGATGCCAGGCATAGCTGAGAATGGGACTAAAGGTGTGCTTTGTTGCAAACATGACTGCTATAAGAAAGTCTGTATGTTAAATAATCAGCCCCCTTACCACACTACACTCTCAGAATGTTCTAAGCAGGATATGAGAGGAGTGTATTCTGGGGACTGACATTTGAGGGCTCAGAAACAAAATAGCCA
The nucleotide sequence above comes from Nomascus leucogenys isolate Asia chromosome 8, Asia_NLE_v1, whole genome shotgun sequence. Encoded proteins:
- the GPR21 gene encoding probable G-protein coupled receptor 21; amino-acid sequence: MNSTLDGNQSSHPFCLLAFGYLETVNFCLLEVLIIVFLTVLIISGNIIVIFVFHCAPLLNHHTTSYFIQTMAYADLFVGVSCVVPSLSLLHHPIPVEESLTCQIFGFVVSVLKSVSMASLACISIDRYIAITKPLTYNTLVTPWRLRLCIFLIWLYSTLVFLPSFFHWGKPGYHGDVFQWCAESWHTDSYFTLFIVMMLYAPAALIVCFTYFNIFRICQQHTKEISERQARFSSQSGETGEVQACPDKRYAMVLFRITSVFYILWLPYIIYFLLESSTGHSNRFASFLTTWLAISNSFCNCVIYSLSNSVFQRGLKRLSGAMCTSCASQTTANDPYTVRSKGPLNGCHI